A window of Zingiber officinale cultivar Zhangliang chromosome 5A, Zo_v1.1, whole genome shotgun sequence contains these coding sequences:
- the LOC121982974 gene encoding paired amphipathic helix protein Sin3-like 4 isoform X1: MMRSMDKRLKGESLRNDRTTRLEGENPRLGETQGIMADMDAIGSKRKRSEEESPVKQHRTELNCIWDAELKSDFADLVWYAMILQRNLNVDKYKEFLQIMNGVRQRRISRVVAVKKVKELLREHPRLLLGFSDFLTKGLDETDLSITMKGPDYEDCSSFFLKIKSRFSRKDKKWKSFKKIMSLYINKKWSIDGVIQEVIMLFQGHDDLVEQFISFIPSWFEKVAAKDWPLSEYAGLYGIRDIESPSYYCLLHSIPRSSQAASLEESVINHRLICVAPGNASETFELRRKSIYEECLLRCEDDRYELDMLLRKLASTAKKVDSLLEKFPTDKIGPGTASVVESHFTAEDLRCIQQLYSDFGSEVICLLRTNGSIILPIIRNRLQQKLEEGSRKRVDLEKVWAKVVGEYHLK; encoded by the exons ATGATGAGGAGCATGGATAAGCGGCTGAAGGGCGAGTCTCTTCGAAACGATCG AACCACGCGATTGGAGGGAGAGAATCCTCGGTTGGGTGAAACGCAAGGCATAATGGCTGATATGGACGCCATTGGGAGCAAGAGGAAGCGATCTGAAGAGGAATCTCCTGTGAAGCAACA CAGAACCGAGCTTAACTGTATCTGGGATGCAGAATTAAAGTCAGATTTCGCAGATCTCGTTTGGTACGCGATGATTCTGCAACGCAATTTGAATGTTGACAAGTACAAGGAATTCCTCCAGATTATGAACGGAGTACGCCAAAGAAG GATATCTCGAGTTGTGGCTGTAAAGAAGGTGAAAGAGTTGCTCCGTGAACATCCTAGATTACTTTTGGGCTTCAGTGACTTCCTAACCAAGGGATTGGATGAAACTGATCTTTCCATCACTATGAAAGGACCAGACTACGAGGATTGTTCATCTTTCTTTCTCAAAATAAAG AGTCGTTTCTCTCGTAAAGATAAAAAGTGGAAGTCATTTAAGAAAATTATGAgcttatatattaataaaaaatggtCCATTGATGGAGTAATCCAGGAG GTGATAATGCTTTTTCAGGGCCATGATGACTTGGTCGAACAATTCATTTCTTTCATACCTAGTTGGTTCGAAAAAGTAGCTGCTAAAGATTGGCCTCTTTCTGAATATGCTGGCCTTTATGGGATCAGAGATATAGAAAGTCCTAGTTATTATTGTCTTCTG CACTCAATTCCTCGGTCAAGTCAAGCGGCTAGTCTTGAAGAATCTGTAATAAATCATCGGCTGATCTGTGTAGCACCTGGAAATGCTTCCGAAACTTTTGAGTTGAGAAGAAAAAGCATATATGAAGAATGCCTATTGAGATGCGAGGATGATAG ATACGAGCTGGATATGCTTTTGAGAAAGCTCGCTTCAACTGCAAAGAAAGTCGATAGTTTACTGGAGAAGTTCCCCACTGACAAAATTGGCCCAGGAACTGCATCTGTTGTTGAATCTCACTTCACTG CTGAAGATTTGAGATGTATACAACAGCTTTACAGCGACTTTGGATCAGAAGTCATTTGTCTTCTACGTACAAATGGAAGCATCATATTGCCTATTATACGAAATCGTTTACAACAAAAGCTAGAGGAAGGGTCAAGAAAGCGAGTGGACTTGGAAAAAGTTTGGGCTAAAGTTGTTGGCGAGTATCATCTGAAATAG
- the LOC121982974 gene encoding paired amphipathic helix protein Sin3-like 4 isoform X2, whose product MMRSMDKRLKGESLRNDRTTRLEGENPRLGETQGIMADMDAIGSKRKRSEEESPVKQQTELNCIWDAELKSDFADLVWYAMILQRNLNVDKYKEFLQIMNGVRQRRISRVVAVKKVKELLREHPRLLLGFSDFLTKGLDETDLSITMKGPDYEDCSSFFLKIKSRFSRKDKKWKSFKKIMSLYINKKWSIDGVIQEVIMLFQGHDDLVEQFISFIPSWFEKVAAKDWPLSEYAGLYGIRDIESPSYYCLLHSIPRSSQAASLEESVINHRLICVAPGNASETFELRRKSIYEECLLRCEDDRYELDMLLRKLASTAKKVDSLLEKFPTDKIGPGTASVVESHFTAEDLRCIQQLYSDFGSEVICLLRTNGSIILPIIRNRLQQKLEEGSRKRVDLEKVWAKVVGEYHLK is encoded by the exons ATGATGAGGAGCATGGATAAGCGGCTGAAGGGCGAGTCTCTTCGAAACGATCG AACCACGCGATTGGAGGGAGAGAATCCTCGGTTGGGTGAAACGCAAGGCATAATGGCTGATATGGACGCCATTGGGAGCAAGAGGAAGCGATCTGAAGAGGAATCTCCTGTGAAGCAACA AACCGAGCTTAACTGTATCTGGGATGCAGAATTAAAGTCAGATTTCGCAGATCTCGTTTGGTACGCGATGATTCTGCAACGCAATTTGAATGTTGACAAGTACAAGGAATTCCTCCAGATTATGAACGGAGTACGCCAAAGAAG GATATCTCGAGTTGTGGCTGTAAAGAAGGTGAAAGAGTTGCTCCGTGAACATCCTAGATTACTTTTGGGCTTCAGTGACTTCCTAACCAAGGGATTGGATGAAACTGATCTTTCCATCACTATGAAAGGACCAGACTACGAGGATTGTTCATCTTTCTTTCTCAAAATAAAG AGTCGTTTCTCTCGTAAAGATAAAAAGTGGAAGTCATTTAAGAAAATTATGAgcttatatattaataaaaaatggtCCATTGATGGAGTAATCCAGGAG GTGATAATGCTTTTTCAGGGCCATGATGACTTGGTCGAACAATTCATTTCTTTCATACCTAGTTGGTTCGAAAAAGTAGCTGCTAAAGATTGGCCTCTTTCTGAATATGCTGGCCTTTATGGGATCAGAGATATAGAAAGTCCTAGTTATTATTGTCTTCTG CACTCAATTCCTCGGTCAAGTCAAGCGGCTAGTCTTGAAGAATCTGTAATAAATCATCGGCTGATCTGTGTAGCACCTGGAAATGCTTCCGAAACTTTTGAGTTGAGAAGAAAAAGCATATATGAAGAATGCCTATTGAGATGCGAGGATGATAG ATACGAGCTGGATATGCTTTTGAGAAAGCTCGCTTCAACTGCAAAGAAAGTCGATAGTTTACTGGAGAAGTTCCCCACTGACAAAATTGGCCCAGGAACTGCATCTGTTGTTGAATCTCACTTCACTG CTGAAGATTTGAGATGTATACAACAGCTTTACAGCGACTTTGGATCAGAAGTCATTTGTCTTCTACGTACAAATGGAAGCATCATATTGCCTATTATACGAAATCGTTTACAACAAAAGCTAGAGGAAGGGTCAAGAAAGCGAGTGGACTTGGAAAAAGTTTGGGCTAAAGTTGTTGGCGAGTATCATCTGAAATAG